One segment of Streptomyces sp. YIM 121038 DNA contains the following:
- a CDS encoding IucA/IucC family protein: MNATPAPDGRPQPHPSGACGTQSPLAAESGTVPQQKGRTHEPKRLPHTTADLLDHPDPQIAAQAAAVENLLRCWVRENAIPAPDHGSLRIPLRASATALLVPVDYWSPTGWHRFGLPYLEDGPDSAPPVDAVTVAALLSRENASTEGGGTPGPETSGASRASGASRASGASRASRAEHTAPLPDQEQAEAEPELGEPTTSTPAPSAPQPPEPQSPEHQSPETTTAEARASEVAAQGAKKAEEAPSEAEAPETKATDTATTPETKASEAAVPTPGATDQPPSPHMPTRQPPTGLPVPDAAGPGPARALSGSASAAGGPAMPDAPRTSTPAPQDSADGADLVARVADSVRRTADFLADRRDNLDDTPDLFLAAEQSLLLGHPLHPTPKSREGLSRTESRLYSPELRGSFPLHWLAVDHSVLAMASAWTERGRTVPAEQLTARLAGPGLTPPDGHALLPVHPWQMRELKHRPEAADLLAAGLLKDCGPHGTPWSPTSSVRTLYRSGAPAMLKLSLGLRITNSRRENLHKELHRGVEVHRLLRSGLGEQWQAAHPGFDVIRDPAWLAVTGADGNPVAGLDVMIRHNPFGPTDDATCIAGLVSARPTGQGGEQDRPPMRSRLAEIITRLAGRTGRPRGAVAAEWFLRYLESVVRPVLWLDSEAGVALEAHQQNTVLLLDPDGWPKGGRYRDNQGYYFRESRRPELEKRLPGIGQHSDTFVSDDVTDERFAYYLGINNVLGLIGALGSQRLADERLLLAAFRRFLTDVASGPGRLRTPLPARLLDSPTLRCKANLLTRLHGLDELVGPVDTQSVYVTIANPLHL, translated from the coding sequence TTGAACGCCACCCCCGCACCCGACGGCCGTCCCCAACCGCATCCCTCAGGCGCCTGCGGCACGCAATCCCCGCTGGCTGCGGAGTCCGGCACAGTCCCCCAGCAGAAGGGCAGGACCCACGAGCCCAAGCGCCTGCCGCACACCACGGCAGACCTCCTCGACCACCCCGACCCGCAGATCGCCGCCCAGGCCGCCGCCGTCGAGAACCTGCTGCGCTGCTGGGTGCGGGAGAACGCCATCCCCGCGCCCGACCACGGCTCCCTCCGCATCCCCCTCCGCGCCAGCGCCACCGCCCTGCTGGTCCCCGTCGACTACTGGTCCCCGACCGGCTGGCACCGCTTCGGCCTCCCCTATCTGGAGGACGGCCCCGACTCCGCGCCCCCGGTCGACGCGGTCACGGTCGCCGCACTGCTGAGCCGCGAGAACGCCTCCACGGAGGGAGGCGGCACACCCGGACCCGAGACCTCCGGCGCCTCACGTGCCTCCGGCGCCTCACGTGCCTCCGGCGCCTCCCGTGCCTCCCGTGCTGAGCACACCGCCCCCTTGCCCGACCAGGAACAGGCGGAAGCGGAACCGGAGCTGGGTGAACCGACCACGTCGACCCCGGCGCCATCGGCTCCCCAGCCACCTGAGCCTCAGTCGCCTGAGCACCAGTCACCTGAGACCACCACGGCGGAGGCAAGGGCCTCTGAGGTCGCAGCGCAGGGGGCCAAGAAGGCTGAGGAAGCCCCGTCCGAAGCCGAGGCACCTGAGACCAAGGCGACCGACACGGCCACCACGCCGGAGACCAAGGCGTCCGAGGCCGCCGTGCCGACCCCGGGCGCCACGGACCAGCCGCCCAGCCCCCACATGCCCACCCGGCAGCCCCCGACAGGCCTTCCGGTACCGGACGCCGCCGGACCAGGCCCCGCCCGAGCACTCTCCGGATCGGCCTCAGCCGCGGGCGGACCCGCGATGCCCGACGCGCCGAGGACCTCCACGCCCGCACCCCAGGACTCCGCTGACGGCGCCGACCTCGTCGCCCGCGTCGCCGACTCCGTCCGCCGTACCGCCGACTTCCTCGCCGACCGCAGGGACAACCTGGACGACACCCCTGACCTCTTCCTCGCCGCCGAACAATCCCTCCTTCTCGGTCACCCCCTGCATCCGACCCCGAAGAGCCGCGAGGGTCTCTCCCGCACCGAATCCCGGCTCTACTCACCTGAGCTGCGCGGCTCCTTCCCCCTGCACTGGCTGGCGGTCGATCACTCCGTCCTGGCCATGGCCTCGGCCTGGACCGAGAGAGGCCGCACCGTCCCGGCCGAGCAGCTCACCGCCCGCCTGGCCGGGCCCGGCCTGACCCCGCCGGACGGCCACGCCCTGCTCCCCGTACACCCGTGGCAGATGCGGGAACTCAAGCACCGTCCCGAAGCCGCCGACCTCCTGGCCGCCGGGCTCCTCAAGGACTGCGGCCCGCACGGCACTCCCTGGTCGCCCACCTCCTCCGTACGCACCCTCTACCGCTCCGGCGCCCCGGCCATGCTGAAGCTGTCACTGGGCCTGCGCATCACCAACTCCCGTCGCGAGAACCTCCACAAGGAACTCCACCGCGGCGTCGAGGTCCACCGCCTGCTGCGCAGCGGTCTCGGCGAACAGTGGCAGGCCGCCCACCCCGGCTTCGACGTGATCCGCGACCCCGCCTGGCTCGCCGTCACCGGGGCCGACGGCAACCCCGTCGCCGGGCTCGACGTCATGATCCGGCACAACCCCTTCGGCCCCACCGACGACGCCACCTGCATCGCAGGCCTCGTCTCAGCTCGGCCGACGGGTCAGGGCGGGGAGCAGGACCGTCCGCCGATGCGCTCCCGGCTCGCCGAGATCATCACCCGTCTCGCCGGGCGCACCGGCCGACCGCGCGGAGCCGTCGCCGCCGAGTGGTTCCTGCGGTACCTCGAAAGCGTCGTCCGCCCCGTGCTGTGGCTGGACAGCGAGGCAGGAGTCGCCCTGGAAGCCCACCAGCAGAACACGGTGCTGCTGCTCGACCCCGATGGCTGGCCCAAGGGCGGGCGCTACCGGGACAACCAGGGCTACTACTTCCGCGAGTCCCGCCGCCCCGAGCTGGAGAAGCGGCTTCCCGGCATCGGGCAGCACAGCGACACCTTCGTCTCCGACGACGTGACCGACGAACGCTTCGCCTACTACCTCGGCATCAACAACGTCCTCGGTCTGATCGGCGCCCTCGGATCCCAACGCCTGGCCGACGAACGGCTGTTGCTGGCCGCCTTCCGCCGCTTCCTCACCGATGTGGCCTCAGGGCCCGGCCGACTGCGCACGCCCCTGCCCGCCCGGCTGCTCGACTCACCCACGCTGCGCTGCAAAGCCAACCTGCTGACCCGGCTGCACGGCCTCGACGAACTGGTCGGGCCCGTCGACACCCAATCCGTCTACGTCACCATCGCCAACCCCCTCCACCTGTGA
- a CDS encoding GNAT family N-acetyltransferase, whose amino-acid sequence MSPTDASTDAGTEPVTAGATDFEETLDPRQPDELGPPPPPSDGRPARAAADLRGDAHPTAGGAATPTPEDLLDHIAAWGPAATDVGAFHLVPVRPEHDLTLISRWMNDPAVAAFWELAGPPSVTDAHLRAQCDGDGRSVPCLGVLAGTPMSYWEIYRADLDPLARHYPARPHDTGIHLLIGGAADRGRGLGSTLLRAVADLVLDHRPSCARVVAEPDLRNTPSVSAFLGAGFRFADEVDLPDKRAALMIRDRALRDLL is encoded by the coding sequence GTGTCTCCCACCGACGCGAGCACCGACGCCGGAACCGAGCCCGTCACCGCGGGCGCGACGGACTTCGAAGAGACCCTCGACCCGCGGCAGCCCGACGAACTCGGCCCGCCGCCTCCCCCCAGCGACGGGCGACCGGCCCGCGCGGCAGCCGACCTCCGCGGCGACGCGCACCCGACGGCAGGCGGGGCGGCCACCCCGACACCGGAGGACCTCCTCGACCACATCGCGGCCTGGGGCCCGGCGGCCACCGATGTCGGCGCCTTCCACCTCGTCCCCGTACGCCCCGAACACGACCTGACGCTCATCAGCCGGTGGATGAACGACCCAGCCGTCGCCGCGTTCTGGGAGCTCGCCGGGCCCCCCTCCGTCACGGACGCCCACCTGCGGGCCCAGTGCGACGGAGACGGGCGCAGCGTCCCGTGCCTCGGTGTCCTCGCAGGCACCCCCATGAGTTATTGGGAGATCTACCGTGCCGATCTCGATCCGCTGGCGCGCCACTACCCAGCCCGCCCCCACGACACCGGAATTCACCTCCTGATCGGCGGTGCCGCCGACCGCGGCCGAGGGCTCGGCAGCACCTTGCTCAGGGCCGTCGCCGATCTCGTACTCGACCACCGCCCCTCCTGCGCACGTGTCGTAGCTGAACCGGACCTGCGCAACACCCCCTCCGTCTCTGCCTTCCTCGGCGCCGGCTTCCGCTTCGCTGACGAGGTCGACCTCCCCGACAAGCGGGCCGCGCTCATGATCCGTGACCGGGCCCTGCGCGACCTGCTCTGA
- a CDS encoding ATP-dependent DNA helicase encodes MTKPSLPELLHAAVAAVGGTERPGQVTMAETVAEAIDDGSHVLVQAGTGTGKSLGYLVPALAHGERVVVATATLALQRQLVERDLPRTVDALHPLLRRRPQFAMLKGRSNYLCLHRLHEGVPQEEEEGLFDQFEAAAPTSKLGRDLLRLRDWADETESGDRDDLTPGVSDRAWAQVSVSSRECLGASRCAYGQECFAEAARERAKLAEVVVTNHALLAIDAIEGAPVLPQHEVLIVDEAHELVSRVTGVATGELTPGQVNRAVRRAAKLVDEKVADQLQTAAEGFERLMELALPGRLEEIPEDLAYALMALRDAARTVVTALGTTRDKSVQDEDAVRKQALASVETIHDVAERITTGSEYDVVWYERHDRFGASLRVAPMSVSGLLREKLFTDRSVILTSATLKLGGDFNGVGASLGLAPEGTRAEDTPVWKGVDVGSPFEYRKQGILYVAQHLARPGRDGTREDMLDELAELIEAAGGRTLGLFSSMRAAQSAAEELRGRLDVPILLQGEETLGELIKNFAADEQTCLFGTLSLWQGVDVPGTSCQLVVMDKIPFPRPDDPLMSARQKAVDEAGGNGFMAVAATHAALLMAQGAGRLVRASGDRGVVAILDPRLATARYGSYLRASLPDFWYTTDRNQARRSLAAIDAVAKEKGAAAGEKSE; translated from the coding sequence ATGACGAAGCCCTCACTCCCCGAGCTCCTGCACGCCGCCGTCGCCGCTGTCGGAGGCACGGAGCGCCCTGGCCAGGTGACCATGGCCGAGACCGTCGCCGAGGCGATCGACGACGGTTCCCACGTGCTGGTCCAGGCCGGCACAGGCACCGGCAAGTCCCTCGGCTATCTGGTGCCCGCGCTGGCCCACGGGGAGCGGGTCGTCGTAGCGACGGCCACCCTGGCGCTGCAGCGCCAGCTCGTGGAGCGGGACCTGCCGCGGACGGTGGACGCCCTGCACCCGCTGCTGCGCCGCCGCCCCCAGTTCGCCATGCTCAAGGGCCGGTCGAACTATCTGTGTCTGCACCGCCTCCACGAAGGCGTGCCCCAGGAGGAGGAAGAGGGGCTCTTCGACCAGTTCGAGGCGGCGGCCCCCACCAGCAAGCTCGGCCGGGACCTGCTGCGCCTGCGGGACTGGGCGGACGAGACCGAGAGCGGTGACCGCGACGACCTGACCCCCGGGGTCTCCGACCGGGCCTGGGCCCAGGTGTCCGTCTCCTCCCGGGAGTGCCTGGGCGCCTCCCGCTGCGCGTACGGCCAGGAGTGCTTCGCCGAGGCGGCCCGCGAGCGCGCCAAGCTCGCCGAGGTCGTGGTCACCAACCACGCCCTCCTCGCCATCGACGCGATCGAGGGCGCCCCGGTCCTCCCGCAGCACGAAGTGCTGATCGTGGACGAGGCACACGAGCTGGTCTCCCGGGTGACCGGCGTCGCCACGGGCGAGCTCACTCCGGGGCAGGTCAACCGCGCGGTGCGCCGCGCGGCCAAGCTGGTCGACGAGAAGGTCGCGGACCAGCTCCAGACGGCCGCCGAGGGCTTCGAGCGGCTGATGGAGCTGGCGCTGCCCGGCCGCCTGGAGGAGATCCCGGAGGACCTCGCGTACGCGCTGATGGCCCTGCGGGACGCCGCCCGCACGGTCGTCACCGCGCTCGGCACCACCCGCGACAAGTCGGTCCAGGACGAGGACGCCGTCCGCAAGCAGGCCCTGGCCTCCGTGGAGACCATCCACGACGTGGCCGAGCGCATCACGACCGGCTCCGAGTACGACGTCGTCTGGTACGAGCGCCACGACCGCTTCGGCGCCTCCCTGCGCGTGGCCCCCATGTCGGTGTCGGGCCTCCTCCGGGAGAAGCTCTTCACCGACCGCTCGGTGATCCTCACGTCCGCCACGCTCAAGCTCGGCGGCGATTTCAACGGGGTGGGGGCGTCCCTGGGCCTGGCCCCCGAGGGCACGCGCGCCGAGGACACCCCGGTGTGGAAGGGCGTGGACGTCGGCTCGCCCTTCGAGTACCGCAAGCAGGGCATCCTGTACGTCGCCCAGCACCTGGCCCGCCCGGGACGCGACGGCACGCGCGAGGACATGCTGGATGAGCTCGCCGAGCTGATCGAGGCCGCGGGCGGGCGCACGCTCGGCCTGTTCTCCTCGATGCGCGCGGCACAGTCGGCGGCCGAGGAGCTGCGCGGGCGCCTCGACGTGCCGATCCTGCTCCAGGGGGAGGAGACCCTGGGCGAGTTGATCAAGAACTTCGCGGCTGACGAGCAGACCTGCCTCTTCGGCACGCTCTCGCTGTGGCAGGGCGTCGACGTGCCGGGCACCAGCTGTCAGCTGGTCGTCATGGACAAGATCCCGTTCCCGCGCCCGGACGACCCGTTGATGAGCGCCCGCCAGAAGGCGGTGGACGAGGCGGGCGGCAATGGCTTCATGGCGGTCGCGGCGACGCATGCCGCTCTGCTGATGGCGCAGGGCGCCGGCCGTCTCGTACGGGCGTCGGGGGACCGCGGTGTGGTCGCGATCCTGGACCCGCGCCTCGCCACGGCCCGGTACGGCAGCTATCTGCGGGCATCGCTTCCCGACTTCTGGTACACCACGGACCGCAATCAGGCGCGCCGCTCACTGGCGGCGATCG
- a CDS encoding IucA/IucC family siderophore biosynthesis protein, with translation MPNPSEPHEPHESTALYDPPELTPDRWEQAGRRLLAKIISEFAYEEIIEPAPADGGSGAYCFHLDEPSTDEQPRPLLTFRARRGAYGSWRVDPASLALAEGADGPQALTDPLRFLTAARRTLGLDGATLGHLIRELTVTLSADTRLDHGALSAAQLADLGYAELEGHQTGHPWLVLNKGRIGFSATDARHWAPEACTSTTIPWIAVHTSLARYRGVTGLATSDKLYARELAPGTQESYAALLRARGLDPEEYLYLPVHPWQWDDVVLPLFAPSVASGKVVPLPTDGDLRLPQQSIRTFLNTTRPDRHTIKLPLSVLNTLVWRGLPTERTLAAPAVTSWVHALRDGDTFLRDECRVILLGEVASVAVEHPVYDSLPEVPYQYKELLGAIWREPLTRYLAPGERARTLACLLHTDPQGRALVAELVERSGLTPTVWLSHLFTALLPPLLQFLYRYGTVFSPHGENTIVVFDDSDVPVRLAVKDFVDDVNVSAKRVPEHDSMPPAVRDILLTEPPAFLTQFIHAGLFVGVFRYLAPLCEEQLGVTESDFWALVRAEILRHQARAPELKERYEMFDLLTPRIDRLCLNRNRLHLDGYRDRSERPHAAVHGTVPNPLHQP, from the coding sequence GTGCCGAATCCCTCAGAGCCGCACGAACCCCATGAATCCACCGCGCTCTACGACCCGCCGGAGCTGACACCCGACCGCTGGGAGCAGGCAGGCCGACGCCTGCTCGCCAAGATCATCAGTGAGTTCGCGTACGAGGAGATCATCGAGCCCGCCCCCGCGGACGGGGGCTCGGGCGCGTACTGCTTCCACCTCGACGAACCCTCCACGGACGAGCAGCCCCGCCCCCTTCTCACCTTCCGCGCCCGGCGCGGGGCGTACGGCAGCTGGCGGGTGGACCCGGCCAGCCTGGCCCTCGCCGAAGGAGCCGACGGCCCCCAGGCGCTGACCGACCCGCTGCGGTTCCTGACCGCAGCGCGCCGCACGCTCGGCCTGGACGGCGCCACGCTCGGCCACCTCATCCGCGAACTGACCGTCACCCTCAGCGCCGACACCCGGCTCGACCACGGAGCGCTGAGCGCGGCCCAGCTGGCCGACCTCGGATACGCGGAACTCGAAGGGCACCAGACCGGCCACCCCTGGCTCGTCCTCAACAAGGGCCGCATCGGTTTCTCCGCGACCGACGCACGGCACTGGGCCCCCGAGGCCTGCACCAGCACGACGATCCCCTGGATCGCGGTCCACACCAGCCTCGCCCGCTACCGCGGCGTGACCGGGCTGGCCACCTCCGACAAGCTCTACGCCCGCGAACTCGCCCCCGGCACGCAGGAGTCCTACGCCGCCCTGCTCCGCGCGCGTGGACTCGATCCGGAGGAGTACCTCTATCTGCCGGTGCACCCGTGGCAGTGGGACGACGTCGTGCTGCCCCTCTTCGCACCGTCCGTCGCCTCCGGGAAGGTCGTCCCCCTGCCGACCGACGGCGACCTGCGCCTGCCCCAACAGTCCATCCGCACATTCCTGAACACCACGCGCCCCGACCGGCACACCATCAAATTGCCGCTGTCGGTCCTCAACACCCTCGTCTGGCGCGGCCTGCCCACGGAGCGCACCCTCGCCGCCCCGGCCGTCACCTCCTGGGTGCACGCATTGCGTGATGGCGACACGTTCCTGCGCGACGAGTGCCGCGTCATCCTCCTCGGAGAGGTCGCCTCCGTAGCCGTCGAGCACCCCGTATACGACTCGTTGCCGGAAGTTCCCTATCAATACAAGGAACTGCTGGGCGCCATCTGGCGCGAGCCCCTCACGCGCTACCTCGCGCCGGGGGAGCGCGCCCGCACCCTCGCCTGTCTGCTGCACACCGACCCACAGGGGCGTGCCCTCGTCGCCGAGCTCGTCGAACGCTCCGGTCTGACGCCGACCGTCTGGCTGAGCCATCTGTTCACGGCGCTCCTGCCGCCCCTGCTGCAGTTCCTCTACCGGTACGGCACGGTGTTCTCGCCCCACGGTGAGAACACCATCGTCGTTTTCGACGACAGTGACGTCCCCGTACGGCTCGCGGTCAAGGACTTCGTGGACGACGTGAACGTGAGCGCCAAGCGGGTGCCGGAACACGACTCCATGCCGCCCGCCGTGCGCGACATCCTGCTCACCGAGCCCCCCGCCTTCCTCACCCAGTTCATCCACGCCGGGCTCTTCGTCGGGGTCTTCCGCTACCTGGCGCCGCTGTGCGAGGAACAGCTGGGCGTCACCGAATCCGACTTCTGGGCCCTCGTCCGTGCCGAGATCCTGCGCCACCAGGCCCGCGCTCCCGAGCTCAAGGAGCGCTACGAGATGTTCGACCTGCTCACTCCCCGTATCGACCGGCTGTGCCTGAACCGCAACCGGCTCCACCTCGACGGCTACCGCGACCGCTCCGAGCGCCCGCACGCCGCCGTTCACGGGACCGTGCCGAACCCGCTCCATCAGCCTTGA